The Glycine max cultivar Williams 82 chromosome 17, Glycine_max_v4.0, whole genome shotgun sequence genome contains the following window.
aatatatatatacgtaaaaatatttatttgttatgaattttaattatatcaaaatactAATTTTCGAGTAAGATATTTCACAAACTACGTATACTAGGAAACTCGATGTTCCCCGAGTGGCTGAGTGTCTCTAAAGTCTAAATATCTTGAACAACTaactatcaatttatttttttttatttttacatttattgGCTATAGCAGAACAATGGTACGGTCTGGACCGTAGAATGTTATAAACTAGTTAATCGATAAGCTTGTGGAAGAAAACACTAGATTTTGAAATGGTAATAAGACCAACGTAGCATGTTTAAGTGCCACAGATGAAATGCGCAAGACACCAAAAGTGTTCGAATCTGGTTGGTCTCAGAACACATCCAAAAGCCCACCTCTTTTCTTCTTGATACACGTGAAAAACTGTGCAACAGCTTACCCATAAAAGGCATGCCACGTAAGCCTGAAAATCTTAAGAGTCCAATCAAATACTGCCTCGTCACCAGATAAGGAGCATTTTTTTTTCGTATACCCAAAATTAGCTTTTGCAGGAGGTAAGGTATGGAATAATCCTGTATGTACACATCCATGTCTGTCACGGCCATACTTAGTAAGATTTTCATTGCTCAATTTACCAATTTGCCCAACATCAATCCCTTGCAAGAATGAAAAAGTTTAATATTGATCATGAATGAaaagttttagttttattatctcaaaagacaaaaaaaaaaaaatcatatagatATTCGTTTTCTTCTTAAGAGACaataaaaagatattgtttaatatttttgcaatttcctttttattaaaagttcTCTTGTAAGTCTAACCTTAAATAAACCGTTTAGTAAAAATCTaacaaaatgaataatatttttttatttagtagcAAATCCTGCCACCCAAATGAATAATAGCAAAATGCATTTATTTATCAATGTGAAAGGCTCAGCGAGTTAACTGCATAGTTATAGTATTTTCCAAAAAGCAGTACTTTATTCCATCATTTCTCTCTTCAATTTTTATCACACCCACTTACTGTAGACCTTctttatttactattttaagaataaatttctatattatataatattttaatttcttgaataTAGTATTCAAAAGTGTTTGCCTTTTAAATACATTTCTGCTTTTCTAAAGTTTGTTCCCTATTTTGGTATTTCaaaacacttattttttaaacaatttttaatacTTACTAAAGTTTAGACGAAAAATGCCTTGTTGAGTAacgttaaattattttttttaaaaaaattaaatgagaaggGATGAAACAGATCCTAAAGGGGAGAGGGATATTATAGTAAAAGAACAAGGTAAAATAATTGAAGAGGTAAAAGggagagaaacaaagaaaaactaataaGCTTAATGAAAGTGGTCCCCACGTTAAGAACAGCAGAGAAACCGAGCATTGTCTCTTCCTTCGTTCTCATCTCTATTTCCACTGCAAGTGTCAAGTGtaagagtgtgtgtgtgtgtgtgacttccccaacctctctctctctctcttctcatcCAACAAGTGACACACAGTCGGTGTGGGCTTATACCACTCTGCCAATTTGCCTATACATACAGGGACCCCAACGGGTCTTTCCCTTTTATCTACTTCGCCTCGTGACCCCTTTCTCTGTCTCTTCTCTCTCTGCTCCTGAATTTAACACTACTCAGCTTTCATACACTTCAATCCCTTTTTATTGGCCACCTTTCCCTTCTTCACAGTGCTACTACTTCCTTATCCAACACCAATTCCCGTTTCTCTTTTCGGGTTTCGGAATCAATCAATGCCGTGTTTTTAGATACTAGTACCTGCTTTAGCTACCCTTCTCATAGAATTGGTAATAAAATAGCAAGTCCcagattttttatttctttcttctcctcTGTCTATTTTATTCCCAATCCTCTAGGGTCTTGGCCTTTTCTTCAttccccccccttttttttataaaaaaaataaggcaaTAACTTTTGTTGCTTGTACTTTTTGGGTTTAGGGTTTTGCACCCCCTTTAGCTAAAACACACAAGTGGCAAGCCTATGTTCAACTTCAACTCCATGCCTCTCCAATTCTGAACATTCTAAATTTCCGATTATATAAATCCAAACATAAAAACAATGTCTTCTTCGTGTCTGAGTGGAGCCGGGGGAAGAACCTATGGATTCGATTTCGAATTCGTTAAATCTCCGTCTTCATCTACTTTCACATCACACACATCTTCTTCACCTTCCTCAACGATCTCCGAATCGAGCAATTCGCCGCTGGCAATCTCAACGAAGAAGCCCAGAACGCCGCGGAAGCGACCCAACCAAACATACAACGAAGCCGCGGCGCTTCTCTCCACGGCGTACCCGAATTTGTTCTCCACGAAGAACTTGAAAACTCAGGGCAAAGGCAAAGGCAAATTCTCGAGGCCCACATCGGAGAATTTCGATTACGATTCTTCGGAGCTGTTATTGCCGTTCAGAGTCTTCGACGGAACGGCGTCGTGTTTTCTTTTGGACCAAACGGGCCCGAAGCCCATGGAGAGGCCCAAAGTGGTGAGCGTGCAGGAGaaggataataataataaggcgTGTGAGAGCCCCGGCGAGATAAGCTCCATCGTGAATTTCAATTCAGTTGAATTGAACGATGACGGCGAAGAGAGCCTCGACGCGGAATCGATTCTCGATGAGGAAATCGAAGAAGGGATCGATAGCATCATGGGGAGCAGTATTCAAGAGGTCTCAAACGACGCCGTTAGTAACTTGCCCTGGATTTTGCCTTTTGGCGGGAAATTGGAGTTCCCGAGACCCCGTGTTAGGGCTCTCCGCCACGTCGACGACGGTAACTGGTGGAATTTTCCTGCCGTCGATATTCTTTCAATATCGCCCAAAATTAACACCAAGCCTCCGCCGGTGGCCGccgagaagaagatgaagaagaagaaggttgcGGCGGCGCCGTCGCCGGTCGTCCTGGAGTTGAAGAACACGGAATTGCCCAAACCGAAACAGGGTTTGATGTTGAAATTGGATTACGACGGCGTTCGAAACGCTTGGTCTGACAGCGGAACACCGTTCACCGACGATAGCCCCCTCGCCGACGTCCCGGAAAATGACGTCACTGTAAGTTCCAAAAACTAAGTAGTACTCTGTTTTCGCAAGTTTCGTTAAAACCTTAATTGTGAGGTTTATGTGGAAATAACAACGTGTTTAGCAATGagctttattttacttttaatttgaattaaaatgaaaattcaacCTAACACAAAGTTTGGAGTTTCACTCATTAGTTAGCATTTTTAATCACGTGGAGTATGGGAATCGcacttttaaaaactaaaatagtaaAGTATTTCATGCATGTCTTGCCTCATTCCTCTATACTTTACTTTTCAAgctatatttaaaaaacaaagttcCATTGCAACATTTAATGGATTTCAAATTGGGTATGTTATCCCGGAAAaggttaaaaagtaaaaaaaaaaaaaagcatcttttttagttttcattaTTACATTCTTATGtcgtataattatttatatttttgtcttgTATTAGGAAAATTTGTCTTGGCCGGTACATGTTATTTTGTGTCACGGTGTATTATTTAAAAGCACATAATGTCGGGGTTGTCACGATTTAATTGTGAGTGAGTGGTACACGGTAGGAGGGTGTGGTGCGTGAGTAGTGGATAATTAAcggaatatattattattttttgttttttgttttttgtgttgttggAGGCAGGCGCGGTTGTCGCAAATTGATTTGTTGTGGGACAATGGAGGAGTGAGAGAAGCTAGCGTGCTGCGCTACAAGGAGAAGCGGCGAACGCGCCTCTTCTCGAAAAAGATCAGGTACCAGGTCAGGAAAGTCAACGCAGATCGACGGCCCAGAATGAAGGTACGAGTCAGTTCACAGTTGAGTTGAGGACACTTGAAGAAATTTGATTTATGtcagataaagaaaaagaaaagaaaaaggcaaaTCTGCTTTATGATTTGGTGATGATAATTGGATAATGAGGTGCGTGCGTGGGTGCGtcacagtttattatttttgttatggaGAGTGGACCCCGTTTATGGTGGTTGGTCACTTTGTCCAACTTTTGAGGATCTATCTATTTTTTCACCTTAGTTTGATACCATGCCACTACCAATGTTTTaggttttcctttttaatttcatcAACGCCTCCTAACGCATGTCTTCGTTGCACTTTTCAGATTCTTTCATCATTATATTACGctctataataatataatataaataaataaaagttactATTTTTGTCTATATATTCCTATGTCAAAAAAATTGGTCGGCACCATACTATAATTCTAATGTGATGTGATGATGGTTGAACGAGGTAGCATCAACTCCAGATCTAGGACGACAAATTCATATCAAACTAAAAAACGAGAAAGGGGGAGAGTGAAAATTAAAGATGGAAGCATATcatgaagttttcttaagagatTAGATTGTGAATTATGGCTTCATTTATGTTTGACACACACGCTTGAGGTAATAACACGTATAACTTGTTTGTGATGTGGCAGGGACGATTTGTTAGGAGGCTCAATTCTAGCTCAAATGCACACAGATGATAGTATCTAGGAGCAGGAAAGCACATGCTTTTTTGggactcttcttttaagaataaaaaataaaaataagattaaaaggaaaagagagtttatctatatttttgtaACCTTTACTTTTTGGgttcttcttccttccttcaCTAGAAGATATGGGGGAAATTGCTGGATGAGATAAGCGACGGAAGTAGTCCAAGCAAATTGCCTAAGACTCTATTGCACTTGATTCTCTTCTTCGCGTTATGGCTTCAGGGAGATTCTTCCTTGCATACTTAGTCCCCATGTGGTCTGTACTTTCTCGTGCAAATTAAGATATATACCCTTGGAATCAGTAATACTACCACCACATAAAATTATCAACATAACTCATGCATTATTTCCTCCATTCCACTTTAATTAGGAACCTTAAAGTCTTTGTGTTAATAAGTTCTAAGTTGAAGGAGAGAGCCATGGCTCTAATATCCGTTATCAGAAAGACAAAAAACTAACCCGCAACAAAAATTAACGGTGATGTTCTGTCTTGTAATTGATTCGACTTTACGGATTTCTtaatgtgatgatgatgatttgacACGAAGCCaagaaaagtaaaaggaaaTCAACTTGACCGTTGAGTTGGCCTTCTATCGAGGGACATGAGTTTACAATTCAAATACACAGTCTTTTTGCTCTGAGTGTTAACCTTGTCAATCTAGGAATTGGTGGTTTATTTCAATATGTGATAATTAAGTATTCTATAATCAAATCATATCCACTACAAATTTTACCTTATCATgccatatgttttttttctttaccgaAATATCATGTCATATGCTACAATGCTACATTATTTTATGCTTGAgacaatatatatacatgtatttaATCCAATTTTGGGCCCAAAGTTAAGTCTATTATACCCCAAGCCCGTTTTAAAGTGATCCTTATTGTAATACCGGTTATTGTTTCTTGCACCTTCCAAGTTGCTTCCAACACCTCTTTTATGACTTTCAGAATGCTCGATCTGGAATGTAAGATTACATTAAGGAATGCACCCTTTTTTGGGTTCCAGAATGAGCAATCCGAAAGGTAAAAAACATTTTGGAAAGGATGTAGGAATCAACTTGGAGGTGCAGAAACTAACAGCCGGTAATACCCTAATCCAAGGTTTTTCAATAGTTATGTCTGATGTACAGGATTTAAAACAGGAGTACAAAGCCCAAAACTTATCTATTTTTAGGGCTGGCGCATCCAACAATGTACACCCAGCACAACAGCGTAATTCCCATTTTACCCTTCAGTAAAACTAATACAAATTGGGCTTATAGATTGATAATCGTAATAGCCCATGCAAGAATCAAACCTTGTGACTTTTATGTTGTTAACACGACgctctaaccaactgagctagtaagtcaattatattataaaataattaatgttgttatatgtaatactaaaatttataatgtatatttaatgcgcaagtaaatttaaataataaattttgtaataattaattttgatctaataattaatttatttacatatataatcatgttttcattatttattgaagggatgtgaaaacaaaaataatagatacatgattttgttgtacaattataaaacataatcaTGTTTTTCGTTATTTtttgaaggaataaaaaaaactagaaatataattttgctATAGTGTACAATAAATTTGAAgggggtgaaaaaaaaaaacaagtatagATATACACTCGTGGTGAAATACTTGATTTTGTTGTAAGTAAAACAAAGTTGATAAAAGTAATTCACCACCCCATTGTATTTGCTTtcacaaaaacaacattaatagAAGTatattgcttttaaaaaaaaagtccattTATCGGAGGTTGAACCAGGAATGGGAAGAAGAGATGCAATGATAATATATTGcgatttaaattaattagtaaagggTGTGGTGTGtgtatgcataaaaaaaatgttataattgGGGAAGCTCTGGATATCTGAACATGCATGTTTTTATTgctataattttgtatatagatattaattatattttgcactaattaaggaaatataATTGACTGACCACTTCTAGGAGGCAAGCTTTCTTTGAGGGGAATAAATAACACTGTAAATAATGGGTATGTTAGAATCGTGTCCCACTGATGAGCAGTAGGCACATGTTTCCTTAGCCCTTTATTTTCATacgcataaaaaaaataccactcTAAATAAAATAGGAATGGGCTCAGGATTTAACGACTGCGatctaaatatgaaaattataattcatcttaaaaatatattaactagcATTAAAATTTATACTACGTATTCATAATtatgtgttttttaaaattcatctaagaaaatatatttacatataaataaattaaacatttttaaaagatccaaaattataaataacaatggCCAATTTCAAGTATCACCAACAACCCTAATGAATTTATAGTAAAAATTGCAATCGttgttaagcttttttttttttttaacgaaaAATCTTATTATGTTTGACAAATCTactaaattagaataaattatgtggttcactaaattattttttacaaaaaatagtaGCCACCAATATTGGAGAATAATTTAGTTTCATATGATTGAATAGAAGAAGAACAATATTATGTCATGACAAAAGTTACAACTTTATGATAGATCCTTGATTCAACTTATATGTGGATTCTTCCACTCGAGTAGGAAAAGCATGTGGGAACCTCTCAAACATCaataagaagaataaaaacagatacaaaaaaaaaaaaaacaaatagaatattttttagaattgaacTTATCAATTCCAATCCTTATATAGTATTAGTAAGTTTGACTCATTGAGAAAGGTTAATAAATAATCTTCAATtctcaaattatttataacttttaaaataataacaacatattaagtattagaaacaaaaatacatgacactcaaatattttatctaaaataagaaaaaaatacgactatcttttttataacaaatactATAAAAGAATGAACTATTTTGTTAAAaagtacaataaataaataagacttaaatgacttttttttaatgttgtacttaaatgatattatttacataataaaacttcttttaaaaaaaccataattaaacttatattctttacataattaaacatctaaataaaaattatatatatatatatatatatatatatatatttatttatacacacattaaaaaaatgaaaaattcagGGAGGCCCAAGGCCCCCTTGACCTATATGTCCGTCCGCCCCtgaataaaatcatatattaatttaaccaataaagttgctaatttagttatttttttagtcgCCAAATGAtctttgaacatttttttcatgCTTAATATTTGAGATAAACCTTTTATTtctgtaattaaaaaattaaagatatcaAATTGTAACTTATATGATGTAATTTAAGGGTATGACAACATCCCTGGGTACGACACTAGCATCCCCGCGTGGAGGAACACTGCACCGACGACCCACCACACAACATCGATGAGCCACCACATCACAACGACAATCAACTACACCGCACCACCGCCACATCACTGCAACCACTAGCGACATTGAATGAAGACAACGACAACAACATCAAAGTGCAACGATCGGTACACCTTTTTTCAGATATAGAAAAAAACCGCAAACTGGTACATTAATCTGTACCTTCAGCACTGTAAATATGAGACCAGATGCATCATGCATGGTGTAGGTAGTAGGGATTGTACCAACTTTTGTtgcctttcaattcatttttatgCACTTGTTCATTAAACATGCATCATACTCATTGAAACATCCATGGGAAGCCATCACACTACTTTCACAGTGACGTTCTTGTTGGGATTATCTCAACACATTAAAAATACATCTAATCTTAATTAATTCCTCCAGCTAGAGCTACCTCTCTCTGCTCAAAACTTAATTTCCTTGGAGTAACGTTGAGTTGTAAAAGTAGGCGTTGAGCTACCAAAAAAAAGAAGCCTACGTATCCCACAATTGGCTTTTTTGAATCAGCTTCTCCATCCAGTACGCGTAACATCCATTAGCACACGTCAGTTTCCATAATTATCTATCCTAagcatacaaaattaatattaatgctTCACCATTGCAATTACAGCCTCTGGCTCGTGACAGTGTGTCTCAACATCTGTTGCCCAAAACAAGCACCTGCCCTGCATGTTGTTCTCTTCTAGCTATGTCATGATGTCCTCACccctatatattaattaatttgacatcTGATTTGAAAACCCCCCACCCATATGTCTTTGTACGAGACAAAGACTAGGAAATTAAAGGTGTCACCTtcctaagaaaaaaatacaataattgagaggaaattcaattaaaaaggtGGAAGGAAGTAACATAACAGATCTCAAATGCAGAAAAAATTTAGCAGAATGAGCCATACCTTTTCAGACACAGGGAAAGATTCTAGTTAGTGCTACTTCTAAATGGCATGGCTTGATACCATCATTTGAGGCCCCATTCCCTTTAACAAAAGTCATTGCAGCTTCTTCCATCTGAATAGACACGAAACCTGTTAATCCCCAAATTTACTCCCCATTGTTCTTATACAATCCTACCCTCATACAAACCACTTGCACTACTACTAAAATCAGGATGAAACAGGCAGCATCAAAATAGAGAAGAGACAAACCAATAAATCAAGATCGGCACCACTCATATTTTCACAAGCTTCCGATCTTCCTATGGCACTAAAATCCGTACTGGCGTCAACACGATACTTTCTTGAAAGAGCTTTCAATATTAAAACCCGCTGGCCTGGATTTGGGAGAGGAATGTAAAGAAGTCTACTAAACCTGCCAGGCCGTAAAAGAGCAGGATCAATTACGTCAGGTCTGCAAAAATGAGGTGAATACAGAAGCAAGATGTGaagttaaataatataatagagaTGACGAACAAGATGTACCTATTTGTTGCTGTTGATCTGCGCCATCTAACTCAATAAGCAACTGCAATTTCATATAGTTGTTTCAGTTTATTAATGTTGTTACGAAGAGTAGGAAGTACCAAGTACATTTCCATATAAAACTTTCTGTAATTATTTGACCTGGTTCAATAATCGTTCAGTAACCCATCCACCTGAAAATggcaaaaataattcttaatgcACAATTAAACTGACAGCGAGGCATACCAGCTAACAATTGTACTACAAAATCGATTCACTGAGAACTCATAAGCCCTTCATAGATAAAGGCAATTAGCAATGGATAATCTTACACATAACTTGTCTACCAAGTAAACAATAAATGACTTCTCCAAACATGTACAAATGCACAATGATAACTGTACGAGCAACGTGGGAGAGGGAGATTTACAGTATAATAAATATAGGAACACAACAAAAATAGattgtaaataataataaagaatagtTGTTCAGAGAAAAAGAATTCCAGAcaagaatttttttagtttacagAATTGAAATCAATCAATTGTGCCATGATAAAATATTAGAGTTAACAAACATTCTTAAGGAGAGAGAACCACAAACctcaaaaaaatagtataaaaggTGCACATGCCTTTGCATCGTTGAACATTGCCCGAACTTTTTGCTCACTTACTCCAACATATGGATCTAGAAAAGTTCAGGTCCCTAGcaattcaataaaaaacaatttaaatcatTTAAGAATGGTTTATTATAAACAGAGGAACATTGTTCAAAACCAAAACTAATGAAAAAAAGGATGGAATATTTAGACAAACCTTAATATGACAAAAACTAGCAACTGCAGCATTGGCAACAGCTTTGGCAATCAGTGTTTTTCCACAACCTGGAGGTCCATAAAGCAAAAATCTTGTCGTAAGATCCATCCCAAGACCCTGAAATGAACAATTCCAAATAATATTGATTAGGATCAACCTGTGATATACAACTTGCCCAAATAATTCATGAAACAGCAAAGACAAAAATcaatataacaaattttaaagtacggaaataaaatatagtaaGAGAATTGGAGAATACACACCAAATTATTTATTAGAGATTTTTGTAAAAAGTATAGAATTACACAGGTAAGGAAGCTGATCCAGTGCTATCAATTGTGGATTGTGGAAAATGGCAGAAAACCAATAATCCACTATATCATATAGCGGATAGCATCATGGGCAAATAGCGAAAGTTGCTTGGCAgttgaaatatatgatatatatatcaaatcaaatatatatgtataattattaagttgtatgcaaataaaaataaaatgcataaaaattggCATAATATTAACTCAAAAGTTCAAGTGGCATGAGACTTGCCAGAGGCAACAAGAGGATGCAGCATGCATTCTGCAACCACAATACCCATAGCGGACGTAATAGCAGATAGAGTCGTTATTGCAGACCTACCTTGCAAGTTGCAATATTGCTATAGCACCGCTATAGCTGCTATTTAACAACACTGAGCAAATCCAATTGTAAGGTTGCTCTATATACTCTGGAACATGACAGAAACAAGCTAATAGATGTAATCAGATACAGAGGTTCTTCACTCAAATTTTGACAACTAGATTgatagaagaatttgaagagagaaaagaggcCAAAATGAATTGAGttaagaaagaaatagaaataaaattggATTTGATACATCTTGCAATCGTGTCAGTTGTACAGCTGTACcggcaacaaaaataaataaactatacTAGATCCTACATCAATCCTTTCCCCAAGTCACATCTCTACAGTTACATATAACCAAGTGAACAAAATAGTGATAGACATTTGAGAAATAATTTCTGTGGGATCCATGGCAGTTAGTTCCTCCCTCATCACACCTCACTCTCCCTCAAAAACCTATACATATTGCTGCTGCCAGTACCCTAACTGCCATGGATCCCATGAGATTTCTTTCTCACATATATCTATCAATTCACTTGCCTATAGACTGCcctcatacacacacacacacacacacacacaaacttacaaaaataaacactaccatatatatatatatatatatatatatatatatatattccagtCTAACAGAAGTCAGGAAGTCTGATGCATGTGAAATTCATGTATATGATCACTATAAAGCTTGTTAGAAGCTGCATATTGTCCATAAAGGAGTGCATTTATAACTATTTGACAATTGGCATAACAAAGCAAGTAAGCATTACACTTTCATACACTATGAGTCTATCATTGACgtttatgttttatttcataGCATTGACTTTCTGTACATCAATTCCTGAAATTAGGTTTGAATATCTGAACTCCATTAATGGTTGTTTTACTATATATTTGCTTCCTAGTTCCTAGTTCCTACCAAAGATGCAGTTCATACACACCTCTAACTCTGCACATTCATCACCAAGCTACATTATG
Protein-coding sequences here:
- the LOC100810303 gene encoding protein CHLOROPLAST IMPORT APPARATUS 2 translates to MSSSCLSGAGGRTYGFDFEFVKSPSSSTFTSHTSSSPSSTISESSNSPLAISTKKPRTPRKRPNQTYNEAAALLSTAYPNLFSTKNLKTQGKGKGKFSRPTSENFDYDSSELLLPFRVFDGTASCFLLDQTGPKPMERPKVVSVQEKDNNNKACESPGEISSIVNFNSVELNDDGEESLDAESILDEEIEEGIDSIMGSSIQEVSNDAVSNLPWILPFGGKLEFPRPRVRALRHVDDGNWWNFPAVDILSISPKINTKPPPVAAEKKMKKKKVAAAPSPVVLELKNTELPKPKQGLMLKLDYDGVRNAWSDSGTPFTDDSPLADVPENDVTARLSQIDLLWDNGGVREASVLRYKEKRRTRLFSKKIRYQVRKVNADRRPRMKGRFVRRLNSSSNAHR